From the genome of Papaver somniferum cultivar HN1 chromosome 2, ASM357369v1, whole genome shotgun sequence, one region includes:
- the LOC113352447 gene encoding uncharacterized protein LOC113352447 produces the protein MTFDAEDIEEDMEDHNDPLVLILPVVGCNIRKILIDGGSSVNVLFYDTFKRMDLNDKQLMSSYYTIYGFNGAPTKPWDIVLQVDAGPMKLDTRFSIVDAPSPYNAIIVRRWVHQLKGVAATYHQYLRFPTPEGVIEIKRDQVTAREFQAMQN, from the coding sequence ATGaccttcgatgctgaagatatagAGGAAGACATGGAAGATCACAACGACCCCTTGGTCCTCATCCTACCAGTGGTTGGGTGCAACATCAGGAAGATCCTTATCGACGGAGGAAGTTCAGTTAATGTTCTGTTCTATGACACATTTAAACGGATGGATTTGAACGACAAGCAACTCAtgtcctcttattacaccatataCGGATTCAATGGGGCACCAACGAAGCCCTGGGATATCGTTTTGCAAGTAGATGCAGGACCAATGAAGCTTGATACTCGATTCAGCATAGTAGACGCTCcctccccctacaacgctatcaTCGTCCGACGATGGGTGCACCAGCTCAAAGGAGTGGCAGCGACCTATCATCAATACCTTCGATTTCCAACACCCGAAGGGGTAATAGAAATAAAGAGAGATCAGGTTACCGCCCGAGAATTTCAAGCTATGCAAAACTAA